From the Melospiza georgiana isolate bMelGeo1 chromosome 4, bMelGeo1.pri, whole genome shotgun sequence genome, the window TGGATAAGCCCGTGATGGAGTGCCTCTTCCGCTGTGCTGACAGAATTtcctattttcactaaaaattACGTACTTAAGAAAGCATTTATCCCACCGCACCGCGAAGGAAAGGAGACGCTAAAGGTCCCTGGTCGAAAACCggataataataacaataacactGCCACACGCGAGGCAAATACGGAAGAAAACGCTCCACAAACATGCAAAACAAAAGCGTTAGCTCACACCGTGCCGCTGGTGCCAGCCGCCAACGAAACAGAAACCGAGGCGCTCAGACCGCCCGCCCGCCGACCCCTACCCTGCCCCGGCGGCACCCCCGCGGTCCTGTCCGGTCCGTCCCTGCGGTACGCCGCTCACCTGGCGGGCAGCGCGGAGCCCCGGCAGCCGCCGGCCCCGAGCCGAGCCCCGAGGCGCAGCCTCTGCCCCGCAGCTCCCGGGAAGGCGGTGCCGGCAGCGCTTCCTCCTTCCGGGCCTGGGCGGGGAAGGgccagcccggcccggctcggcccaGGCCAGCCCGCTCGCTGCCTGCCGCCGCCGAACAAAGCCCCGCGCTGCCTCCCGCGCCGGCGCGGAGCCGCCGAGCCCCGGCTGTGCGTGCCGGGATCGCTGCCCGCGGCGGGCGGGCCCCGGACGTGGCGCACCGGGCGGGATGCACCGACCGCGGGCAGGGGAGGGGCCCCGGGGCCTGTAAACGTGGAGCCTGCGGGGCAGGGCGGCCCTGCCCGCCTCCGCCCCCACAGCTGAGGCCGGAGCGGCGCGGCGGGTACGGGACAGCGGCCGCAGGGACGGGACATGgggaggcactgctggggctgggggcgtCCTGCAGGGCGGGCTTGGAGGGGATGTGGGTCAGGAGGAGATGTGGGTCACTTTGGGGGGAGTAGAGGGAATGTGGGTCACTCTGGGGGAGCGGAGGGGATGTGGATCACTTTGGGGGAGCGGAGGGAGCAGTCGGTCACTGGGGGGAGCGGAGGGGATGTGGATCACTTTGGGGGAGCGGAGGGGGGCACTCGGTCACCTTAGGGGTCAGGAGGAGATGTGGGTCCCTTCGGGGGAGCGGAGGGAGCACTCGGTCCCTTCGGGGGAGCGGAGGGGGCACTCGGTCACTTTGGGGGAGCAGACCGGTCCGGAAGGGTCTCTGGGGAGCTGCGGCTCGTCCCCTGTACAGCGCCGGGCTGCGCGCTGCAGCCGTCCTCTCGAAGCAgagcttttctctgtgaaactCTTTCCCTAACTACCATTCAGAGCTCTTTTTTCTAATCCACTTTAACTTCATGGTATGTGCTCTCGAACCCAAAGATGTTTTAAAAGcttcaaaatacaatttttctgttgtggtggctttttttgcttggttttctttggggttttgtttttggtgttttgttttggttttttgtttttttggtttttttttgtgggattttttggaaATGGAAAACTTTTTTCCCTCCATGCTTCAACCTCACAGCGTGCTTCCTAGTACAGTGGCTCAAACAGCTCTAAGCTACCGGCATGGCAGATTAGATTTTAAACAATGCCTGTTACCCCTGTACATGACTACGTAAGTATCtccaaatatttatattttgataTGTGACTAAGCAGAGCTGCAAAGTGATCCAAAAAACCAGCACAATAGTTTGGTCTCAAATTAGGCTAAAGCAACTCTGCCAAGGATCAAGTCTATTTTGAGCAGTATGGTGGAAGATCTTAGGCTTAAAAACTACACTGTGTACTTCACTTGGATGATTAAAATGTGAGCTAGAGATTCATATTGCCTCAATCTATTCTGACCTTAATTTTATCAAGAGGAAgttacagggttttttttttctagaggCATGATTTCATGAAtcttctgaatttttctgtCATGACTTTTTGTTAACCAACATTTGTGATTTTACAGATGACATGAAATCATTACAATAGAACTACTAAGTTAAAGCTTGatttgcaattttattttttaaactgaaaattagCTTTCCCCTTTTAGTGTGGTGTAGGTAATAATTCTTTTTCAAATCTACAGGTAAAACACAAGTTCATCAGTGAAATTGCTGATGAAATTGTCACAGTCATCAGCTACAGAAAGAAATACACTTTTAATCcttgtaattttaaatacatttaactTAGCCTTTTCTACAGCAGATGGAATATTTATGGAAAGATGAAATTAGCTTAAGCTTGGAAAGTTAGTTCAGTTGGACAAAATATGAAAGCAGTGCTCTGTAATatagaaagcaaataaaagtgTGATGATACTTTACAAAACTTCACATAACTAGGAAGTATAGTGAGCACCAAAAGAAACATGTTTAGAGGTGTATTTGTGAACTTAAACTTTATGTTtgaggatatttaaaagcaaaatgtaaGGAGTAAAAACCAGtcctttctgttttgtttttttttttttttttctagatctctcctttgcttctgctttttaaaaccacaaaatgTCTGAAGTTAAGCCAAGGAAAAAAGGTATTTCTTCATCCAAGACCAGCGAAGGTTCACAGAAGGCTGAGAAACACAGTAATTATGAGAAGCTGGCAagtcccaggagcagcagtaaTCACAGTTCCTTTAGGATGGACTCAAGGACAAGTTTGAGTATCATTTCCCTTACTGTTTGCCTGGTGGTGAGCTGGTAGGTAACTCTCTAAAGAGGattttagtattttctttttattttgtgggcTTTATGATTTGCATATTAGCAGAGGGCTTGGGCTAAGTGTCTAGAGAAACTTGTTAGAGGCAGAAGGATCCAGGAAAGAGTTAGCAGTATTGACAGGAATGGAAACATGGGTGTGCAGTGAGTTACTGTACAAGCTCCAGCTGTTACATCACCCTGAAGGTGCCTTGCTCATGTATTCTAAATATCTGCTTTGGAGACTGCATCTAAGTTTGGAGAGCAGCTTAGGCTGACAGGAAGGTTGGCAGGCAATAAGTAATTGGACAGAAGAGATGAAATAGAGTTTGCTGTAAATAATTTGCTCAGCAGCGTAATAAACCATTCATCAGGTGGAGTCTTTAAGTAAAGGTCAAATACCTTTGttaaagatgttttaaaatatcttaGCAGCATCAGTGCCTTAGTTACCTTAGCATGCAATGTAAAAGCCAAGACATCTATGGATGCTTTCTTGCTGTCATACCTCTTTTAGAAGATAACTCCAGTATCAAGACagaccaatttttttttattattattttggcCATGTATTGATCTAGTACATTTTGTGAACACAAATCCCTCCAGTAACAATTTTCTGTGAATCAAGTCATGGAATACTTAATATATACTAATTGAGAAGTTATGTTTTCTGTTCATTTACTTGAAATTTGCAGGTTTCTATTTCAGCAGTCGGGTCAATTTGCTGATCTGGAACGAAAGTACAATTTTTTACATCAAGAAGCTGAAAAAATCATGGATGTGGGAAATAAAGTAAACTTAATTTCTGAGAAGGTAATCATTAACATCTTAATTGGATGATCTTTGGTGAATATTTGTCATCGCTTACTTCATTGTTATTTTGTTAATATAACTGCCTGTTTTAAAACAAGTTTTCAGAATGTGTTTTACTTGCCTGTGAAGAGGCATTTAGAGACTATTTCATGTGACAAAGCATGTCAATCCATGCCATTGTTCCAGTATGTGAATACAGTAGCTGTGCCTCAGTATCATTTTTTAGAAACTAAACCATTTTGAAGAACTTACATACATGCACATTTCATTTTACCAGTCCTCTCTTGTGTGCAATTCTAATGTACATTGATTTGAAGAAAATTTACCAGCATTTTTATCTAGCAGACCTGGTCTAATGATATGAAGACATAATAAAGTGATAAGAAAATACAGTAGTAATGAGAAAAGACATTACCACGTGTGACATTACCAATTAGAAAAGCTGTGCTGGTTGCTGAATTAGCCCTGATACCTTACAATAAGGATGGTAGCACGGCATGGCTCATGCCAGTGATTTTGTTTCAGCACTGATCTCAGAATAATGTCATTTATACATGATGTAATTTGGATATTTATATACTACAGATTGCAGAATGTTGCATGAGATTTACTGTATTTTggacacaaaaaaaccccaaacatagAAAATTGCATATATGCTATAGAAGTTCAACAACAGACACAGCTTTTTTCCATGACTGTTTAATGCTAGGTTAATcaacaatattttaaagatgaaaCATGGAAACGCACCATGGAGGAGCTTTGTAACAAGCACAGTGGTTTTTAAGGGACTTTATTACCTCTTAATAAATGGAAAGAGTTTTCTGTTCTTACTTTTAAATGCAGCTTGAGTCTTCTGAAAGTATCCTGCGAGAAGCTGCCTCATCCATCTCTGTGATGACTGAGTTTGGGCAGGAAATATCTTCTCTTCATAACGCCATAAATGATATTCAGAACAATGAACAGACTCTATCTTTAAAGTTGCAGAGCATTAATGAGAAGTTCCAAAATGTAACAAATTCCTGGAGAAGAAGTCTGGATGAAATGAACACAAATGCTAGTGGTTTAAAATCTGAAGCAAAGTTCATACATACAGAAGTTACTTCCAAAATCAATGAAGTTGACCAAAGAATTAAATCCCTTGCAGAAAGGGTAAAAGATTTGGAGGACAGTACAGCCAGAAATATCAGAACACTAAAAAAGCAGGAAGATGATGAATTCTCTAGAGTTGAACAAAAGTTGAACTTGGATGCAAAGTCAGTTGAAAAGCTAGAAGAAGAACAGAATAGTCTGGTAGCCAAGGACACAGACCTGAATCAGAAACTTGCAAACTATGAACCTAAAATTGAGGAGTGCAAGACCCATTTGCCAACAATTGAAAATGCTATTCACTCTATTCTTAGGCTGTCAAGTGACTTGCTTGGTATGGAGAAAAAGATAGAAGACTTGAAGACACAGCTGTATGCTGTGGAAAATGACATGCTGAAAACTGTGTCTGATACAGTGGCCATGCAGAAGGCTCTTGAAGGCCTCCAGTCCAATGGCAGCTTGATCAAAATGCAACATGAACTAGCTGTTCTAGAAACAGGGCCTGACACAGCAGTATCTTCAAAAGCAGAAGAAGTAACTTTAGAAAGCTTTCACTTAGAAAATGACCAGAATGGGGATAAGTGAATTTGGCCTTAGTTTTTTCATTGATAAAAAAGCACTTTTCTATAAATAATGTGATTTAAATCTATGTCAGGGATAGCTGATGGACTGTCATTGATCTGAAGATCATTGGAACAGCTTGAAAGGTTGAGAAAGAGGGTAGAGAGCAAGAGAGTAATACTTTGGtaaagaaggaaaggaatattttcttaaattaaggattattttcagtttatttattaaaagatcttttttattaaaaataatttgaagccAAGTATTTAGATTTAAGGGGAAAAAGTTCATATTTTTAGTTTGTATTTAGCTTTCACTACTTAGTTTCTTTTGTTGATACTTTGTGTATTATTTTCCATTGACTTGTAACACAGTGAACAATTAATCACTTATTTCTCAGCTGAGATAGCTTTACCTTGCTTTTAAAGTGTTGCACACCATAATGGTTTTGTGCTGCAGGAAAGCACTGAGTACATTTTTAATAGCTGAAGCTTAGATAAAACACCCTTAGAGGAAACCTGCTGAGAACCTTGTATTGTTCTGGTTTCTATACGGTGGCATTTACATAGCAcctggtttggttttatttttggggggggggggcattTTGGTGCTTTAGAGACAAATTTTAACcttttaacattttcttctgtAGGATGCTCTTTGTTAGGCATTACATGATATATCTTGTattgctttgcttttgaaaagaaaaagaattaataatGTCACTGACATTGTTTCCCAAAGTTTGCTGAACCAAGAGCTGCAGAAGTAATTAATGAAATCAGTGGAGTTATGTGCTTGGGAGCAGGGAATATCCAGTTTACCCACAGACCTACTTACACATGATCTAATACTACCTAGTAGGCCTGGTAGATATTCATTGAAATTTGGATCTCAGGGACAACACAAATTGTCTGCAGACTTAATGGCTCgataattttgtatttctctgGAAAGGAGGTTACTTAGTAGAAACAGTATGAACACATTTATGACTTAATCAGACCTAATTTAAATTAGTCTGGGTTTGTACATTAATTTCTTTAGAACTCCACTGAAATCTTCACTAAACAAGTAACACTGTCCATTCAAGGGACTGTGAAACCAGTGTTTCTCAATGCCATAAAACTGTGTTGGTTTCATATAATTATTGCTTATGTATAAATTTCTGTTTACAGtgatattcaaaataaaaatatattgtaGTGAATTTCCCTGTCCTGATGCATAAACTGTTCCTCCAGAAAGGGTGCAGAGTAAATACTTTAGTGTTCCCTGTCCTATTAGGAAAAACTATGATataaagaaatgctttttaaatatttttcacaagtttcagggttttttcagtgtttcagttcTAGTGTTTCTACTTTGTATCATTTTGAGGCAGGGTGGTGGGAGTGACAGTGGTGTGATCCCTAATCTTTCATCAACCTCAACCCTACGGAAAGCTGAACGCGCAGGAGATTCAACATGAAATCCTCATCCTTGGAGGCATTAAGTAGGAAACAAGCACAACTTTCCACAACTTAAATTCTGGTCTTTGCTTTTGAGCAAAACGGTTCTGAGCTATTGAGGAACGACCAGCACTATTGAAGAGTTAAAAATACtggtttctgtgattttttatTACTAATGTCCAGAAAAGGATTTATATGAAACTAATTCTAGCCTCATAGAAGGTGTTTCAGTTTGCctgtttggtggtttttttctctccaagtTCTACCCTGACTTATTGGGGATTGAACTGGATAGTTTCACTTAGataatttcctttcctcctctcaaATTTGAAAACCAAGACCCAatcataagaaaataaatataaaagcGTGAACTAGCAAATCAAGACAAAAATCCAGCAGTAGCATGAGATTTCCTTCACTAAAATAGCTTTTATGGAGACTTAAAAATTCTTATCTATGGAAGAAGATTCCATTTGATGACTTGTGTTTTCAGAGGTCACCTTGGAAAGTCATATTAGCACCttcttgttatttttttgttgtaatAGAAGACGTACTAACATTTATTATGTATactgacaagaaaaaaaacctggtTGTGTTGTAATAGAAATTGATTTCCTAGAAACAGAGTTTGCACTCAAATTGAATGTCAGAATAGTAGGATATTTCATTGAAGTATAGCTTGAATTTTGATATTGACTTGTTAAgctagaaatatttttgtatccTTCTAGTGTGAAAAGACTTGGAACTTAATGAAACAGCTGGAAGATCTTCAAATAATTTCTCACATTAAATATCTGCAGGAAGATATTTATACAATGAAAACATGGTCTAGCAGCATAATTAAAAAGCAAGAAGAACTGGAGAAGAATTTAACAAGCCTTTTTCATGCAGTTTCAAGCGCTGAACAGAACACAGCTTCTGTAGCAAAAAATGTAACATTGACAATTGTGACAGTAAAAACTGACATAAGGCGCATTTCAGGCCTGGTCTCGGACATGACTGCACTGACAGATTCTTTGCAAACACTAGAAGATAAAGTGGAAAAAGGTGAAAAGGCAACAGTAAAAAACATAGGCGACCTCCTTACCAGTAGCATCGACCGAAGTACGAAAATACAAAGCCTGGCATCCAGTAATGCAAGGAAAATCGAGCAAATCAAGACAGCACTGTCTGAGTTAAGGAGTGATTTTAACAAGCATTCCAATAGACTTTTGAATCTTGAAGGTGACAGAGCAAAAGTTCTGAAGACAGTTACATTTGCTAATGATTTAAAACCTAAGATGTACAAAGTTAAAAAGGAGTTTGCCATCTTGGAGCCTTTAGTAAATGACCTAACACTGAGAATAGGAAGATTAGTGGAGGAGGTCTTGCAACGGGAGAAGGAAATTGCTTTACTGAATGAGAAATTGGCCAATCTAATGAGAGTTCAAACCGAGATCAAGGATGTGAAAGATGAAATAACCAAGATTTCAGACATTAATTGATCACTGAAAGGCCACTGCCTAAAGAATAGTGTTTGAGAATTGTTAACTCCCATCATGTGTAGTACTGAGAAGACAGACAATATTTAAAGGCTTCATTTAGAAGCACATCTAAACCTGAAATTTGTCCTGTTCCTTTGAAAGGACAGGAAAAAGTCAAACTTATTTCAAGGGAGAAATAATAATGTGAACAACAAACTTACCTCTTTGCATGTATCTTTCTGAAGAATGACAGATGCTATATTTAATAAATTGcttgttttgtaaaataaagCAGTGTTAAAGTACAAAATTATGTTCTTAGCTTTAGAGTTTGCTTTCATGAAGAAAGTAGGACCCAAGAATGACAGATTCCAGTTTTGCTTTCCTGCTGCAAAGGAAGGAATAGAATTGTGGTTTCCAGCTAAGCAAGAGGTAGTGCAGCAGCAGTAGTACTTTGTCTCTATTCACTCTATGATTTTTGTAAActagtttctttttaaaataatatttaacaAGGTAAATGCAGCAAAGCAAGAAATGCTCAGAAATATTGCTGATGCCTTCCAGAAAGTTTGTCACACATTGAGATGGAATAATTTGTATAAGGCTTTGTAAGGCTTTTACAATTATAAAAGCCTTACAAAAGGCTTTTATGTAAAAATTACTGATTAAATCAAAATTACTGTGCAGCACCATTCTGTCTTTAAAACACAGAACGCTCTATAGGGACAATGCTCTGAAAGACCTAATGATGCTGCTGATGGCTTTATCCCAGTGTCACAGTGTCTGCTCAGGAATCCTAACAGTGTTAGTCATTCATTATTTCTTAGTCTCAGCGAGCAGCAGAATTAGCAAAGAGAAGCTGCTTATATCGCAGAAAGCTACTGCTTTGAACTACTGGGACTATTTAGGGGCTGTAGAACAACAGATTTGAGACATTTGAAAATGAAGTAGGCAGTTAACAAGATAGTGGGAATGCTTTTAGCAGAGGAAGGTGGGAGAGAAGGGCATTAAATAGGAATAAAAATGGCTATAAATATCAATTAGAAGCAATACAGCAACTCAGAAAATGCCTGTAAATGAAATTATATCAAGAAGTATATAGGAAAGCCTTTATAGCTTTTCAGTTGGCCATACCTTAACATCTAGCAACTACTAGACTCTTGATGGTATGGAAGATACAAGCACTCCTCTCCCTCACTATTTTCATCCTCATTCAGCATTCCATGTATTTTGGTCTGCTTCATGTTGCTGGTCTTCTGTATCTTCTTTGCTTCATTTGCCCACAGTCAACCTGCAATACTTTGTTTAAAGTTTCCCTCTTTTTGGTGCAGGTCCATTCCTATCTCCCCCTTTCTTCTACCCCTTTCTAGGCCACTTGACAGATGGCAAGAATAAACCTGTCAAAAGACAGGTTTTCCTAGGAGCATCCACAGATACTCTACCAACCCCTGTCCCTTTGCTGTTCCACACAGTTCTTAAGTGAGCTATACCAAATGGCATTTGAAGCAGGCAGCAAAATTAAAGAACAGCCATGGTAAAGTATGCATTGCCTATCATACCTGGAGCAATGTACGTACACATGCACATACATCTTGGGGGTTTGAGGGTTACATATTAAATATATTGTGGATTAAAGGCATCACAGGCTACAGTCACTTTATTCACTTTGCTTTCAATTTTATGAATGCATCATTTGTGGTCAGTAGCCAGTAAGAATCTGGAGAGGCAGAACCAGAGAACCGGTAGAGCAACATCTACACAAgtgatgtggaaaaaaatacattccaGCTGCACAGTTAATCTGAGCAGCCTTGACACAGCAGAGGTCTGTCTGCATGCAGAGTGTACTTACTCCTTGCAACCAGAAAACAAGCCAGGATCAACAACTGTGGATTTCACTTTCAACCTCCAAAGACTAGAACACGTCTCCCAGTGAAAAGCTGAGGGTACATTCCTGTGCGTGGTCTCCAAGGGAAGTTAAGCATGCAAAAAATGTTACAGGAcctttcatttccctttccctttaGGTGTATGCAGAATTCCTACCCTTACTTCCCAGGATAATCCTCTCAGAAATTTTTCTTGCTGCAAGCAAGACAAAAATGATTAAGTCACAAAGGTAGTTTActtgaaaaaagtattttggaaTAATCTGTATCTCAA encodes:
- the IKBIP gene encoding inhibitor of nuclear factor kappa-B kinase-interacting protein isoform X2, which encodes MSEVKPRKKGISSSKTSEGSQKAEKHSNYEKLASPRSSSNHSSFRMDSRTSLSIISLTVCLVVSWFLFQQSGQFADLERKYNFLHQEAEKIMDVGNKVNLISEKCEKTWNLMKQLEDLQIISHIKYLQEDIYTMKTWSSSIIKKQEELEKNLTSLFHAVSSAEQNTASVAKNVTLTIVTVKTDIRRISGLVSDMTALTDSLQTLEDKVEKGEKATVKNIGDLLTSSIDRSTKIQSLASSNARKIEQIKTALSELRSDFNKHSNRLLNLEGDRAKVLKTVTFANDLKPKMYKVKKEFAILEPLVNDLTLRIGRLVEEVLQREKEIALLNEKLANLMRVQTEIKDVKDEITKISDIN
- the IKBIP gene encoding inhibitor of nuclear factor kappa-B kinase-interacting protein isoform X1, with product MSEVKPRKKGISSSKTSEGSQKAEKHSNYEKLASPRSSSNHSSFRMDSRTSLSIISLTVCLVVSWFLFQQSGQFADLERKYNFLHQEAEKIMDVGNKVNLISEKLESSESILREAASSISVMTEFGQEISSLHNAINDIQNNEQTLSLKLQSINEKFQNVTNSWRRSLDEMNTNASGLKSEAKFIHTEVTSKINEVDQRIKSLAERVKDLEDSTARNIRTLKKQEDDEFSRVEQKLNLDAKSVEKLEEEQNSLVAKDTDLNQKLANYEPKIEECKTHLPTIENAIHSILRLSSDLLGMEKKIEDLKTQLYAVENDMLKTVSDTVAMQKALEGLQSNGSLIKMQHELAVLETGPDTAVSSKAEEVTLESFHLENDQNGDK